Proteins encoded by one window of Ulvibacter sp. MAR_2010_11:
- a CDS encoding mevalonate kinase: MRGPLFYSKILLFGEYGIIKDSKGLSIPYNFYKGALKIDTHKTVATHKSNENLKRFASYLQQLQTEKPHLVNFDMDALLKDIDNGLYFDSSIPQGYGVGSSGALVAAIYDKYAANKITVLENLTRDKLLQLKGIFAEMESFFHGKSSGLDPLNSYLSLPILINSQDNIEPAGIPSQTENSKGAVFLLDSGITGETAPMVHIFMENMKQEGFRNMLKDQFVKHTDACVEDFLQGDVNSLFGNIKQLSKVVLDNFKPMIPKQFHKLWKKGIETNAYYLKLCGSGGGGYMLGFTEDIDEARKALKDYKLEVVYNF; the protein is encoded by the coding sequence ATGCGAGGTCCCCTCTTCTATTCAAAAATTTTATTATTCGGCGAGTACGGTATTATAAAAGATTCCAAAGGGCTTTCAATTCCCTATAATTTTTACAAAGGAGCTTTAAAAATCGATACCCACAAAACCGTCGCTACTCACAAGTCGAATGAAAATTTAAAACGCTTCGCCTCTTATCTACAACAGCTTCAAACCGAAAAACCCCACCTGGTTAATTTCGACATGGATGCTTTATTAAAAGATATTGATAATGGTCTCTATTTCGATTCAAGTATTCCTCAGGGATATGGGGTAGGAAGTAGCGGTGCACTGGTTGCAGCAATCTATGATAAGTACGCTGCTAATAAAATCACTGTGCTTGAAAATTTGACGCGTGACAAGTTGTTACAGCTCAAAGGAATTTTTGCCGAAATGGAATCTTTTTTCCACGGAAAATCTTCAGGGTTGGATCCGTTGAACAGTTACTTAAGTTTACCTATCCTTATCAACTCACAGGATAATATTGAACCGGCAGGGATTCCTTCCCAAACTGAAAACAGCAAGGGTGCCGTTTTCTTGTTGGATAGTGGAATTACGGGAGAAACCGCCCCAATGGTGCATATTTTTATGGAAAATATGAAGCAGGAAGGTTTCAGAAATATGCTGAAAGATCAATTTGTAAAGCATACTGATGCCTGTGTGGAGGATTTTCTTCAAGGAGATGTAAATTCACTCTTTGGAAATATCAAGCAACTTTCTAAAGTAGTACTTGACAATTTTAAACCTATGATTCCGAAGCAATTTCACAAACTTTGGAAAAAGGGAATCGAAACCAATGCCTACTATTTAAAGTTATGCGGTTCGGGCGGCGGTGGTTATATGCTAGGTTTCACCGAAGACATAGACGAGGCACGTAAAGCCCTTAAAGATTATAAGCTCGAGGTAGTTTATAATTTCTGA
- a CDS encoding pseudouridine synthase yields MSRQDTSGKGKTSGRGEDNNRKRSSARGNAPFKKENTNRPSGRQNTVSKPVKKRDGIRLNKYISNSGICSRREADTYIATGLVTVNGKIINEMGYQVKLEDDVRFDGRRINPEPNTYVLLNKPKGFATTTSDSKGNTVMDLVANATNARITPIGRLGRNATGLLLFTNDDQLKEKLSKKGMARLFHVELDKNLKPTDLQKIAEGLKIEGKEIYVEEVSYVTNAPKKEVGIKIKHMGNSVIRNIFEHLGYDLVKVDCVTLAHLTKKDLPRGNWKHLSKAEVELFSML; encoded by the coding sequence ATGAGCAGACAAGACACAAGTGGAAAAGGAAAGACTTCGGGACGAGGAGAGGATAACAATAGGAAGAGAAGCAGTGCCAGAGGAAATGCTCCCTTTAAAAAGGAAAATACGAACAGGCCTTCAGGAAGACAAAATACCGTTAGTAAGCCGGTTAAAAAGAGGGATGGGATTCGTTTAAACAAATACATTTCAAATAGTGGAATCTGCTCAAGACGTGAAGCAGATACTTATATTGCCACAGGATTGGTAACAGTTAATGGAAAAATAATTAACGAGATGGGCTATCAGGTGAAACTTGAAGACGATGTACGTTTTGATGGCCGTCGAATTAACCCCGAACCAAATACTTACGTTTTATTGAACAAGCCAAAAGGTTTTGCAACAACTACCAGCGATAGTAAGGGAAATACGGTTATGGACTTAGTTGCCAATGCTACCAACGCACGTATTACTCCCATAGGAAGATTGGGCAGAAATGCTACCGGATTGCTATTGTTTACCAATGACGACCAACTAAAGGAAAAATTGAGCAAAAAAGGAATGGCTCGTTTGTTTCATGTCGAACTCGATAAAAATTTAAAACCAACCGATCTTCAGAAAATCGCGGAAGGCTTAAAAATAGAAGGAAAAGAAATATATGTAGAAGAGGTGAGTTATGTCACCAATGCCCCTAAAAAAGAAGTGGGTATAAAGATCAAACACATGGGGAATAGTGTGATTCGAAATATATTTGAACATCTGGGGTACGATTTGGTAAAAGTAGATTGCGTGACACTTGCGCATCTTACCAAAAAGGATTTGCCCAGAGGTAATTGGAAACATCTATCGAAAGCCGAAGTGGAGCTCTTTTCCATGTTGTAA
- a CDS encoding T9SS type A sorting domain-containing protein, with amino-acid sequence MKTTFLLSALVFLSFQMSLIAQSHVWNGSAGDHDWFNAVNWDAGTVPTISSEVLIPTGFSVEIEAAAATANAIILEGISTLTLRNNLSMAGSLTIAAGSNLNWLKGIISGSGTVDNSGLIQLESTEDKKLMNTTLNNYGAIYITNSNIIRLEQAAVINNFEPAAIDILSNGGLTQNEVGNTINNYGNIRKLDDGSGSGSFYMIYDMNNYGTIDVADGHQFLFLVTSANLNNTTTGILQGRGTYDITATFVNNGTFSPSGSDNVGTLDVVNNFTFSTNSILEIDIAGNTPGEFDVMQVVGFPDLEGTIDINLSYAPEIGDEYGVISANNIQSCNLADYVYATFEGFEYTFIVFCNSTNVTLRMVEINLAAPDFTSEKIEFYAYPNPSQGIVQFKFPAELIQNHSEAIITISNYLGQILEEIPIDSDLALLNTSKLAAGIYLAQLTSEKGRLASTRLVIQ; translated from the coding sequence ATGAAAACAACATTCCTTCTCTCTGCTTTAGTATTTTTAAGTTTTCAGATGTCATTGATAGCCCAATCCCATGTTTGGAATGGAAGTGCCGGAGATCACGACTGGTTTAACGCGGTCAATTGGGATGCCGGAACGGTTCCCACAATATCAAGTGAGGTCCTAATTCCCACCGGTTTCTCGGTGGAAATTGAAGCAGCTGCGGCTACGGCAAATGCTATAATACTTGAGGGAATTTCAACGCTTACACTGAGAAACAACCTATCGATGGCAGGATCGCTAACTATTGCGGCAGGGTCTAACCTCAACTGGCTAAAAGGAATTATAAGCGGGAGTGGTACGGTTGATAATTCCGGACTGATTCAGCTTGAATCTACAGAAGATAAAAAGTTAATGAACACGACATTAAATAATTACGGAGCTATTTATATTACCAATTCGAATATAATTCGCCTCGAGCAAGCTGCCGTCATAAATAACTTCGAACCGGCTGCTATAGATATTTTGAGTAACGGAGGTCTCACGCAAAACGAGGTGGGAAATACCATAAATAACTACGGAAATATCAGAAAACTTGACGACGGCAGTGGATCCGGGTCTTTTTATATGATATACGATATGAATAATTACGGCACTATTGACGTAGCCGACGGACATCAGTTTTTGTTCTTAGTCACCTCAGCAAATCTTAACAATACTACCACCGGTATTTTGCAAGGACGTGGGACTTATGACATCACTGCCACCTTTGTCAACAACGGTACTTTTTCCCCTTCCGGAAGTGATAATGTAGGCACCCTGGATGTTGTCAACAACTTTACGTTTTCGACCAATTCGATATTGGAAATTGACATTGCGGGCAATACTCCGGGAGAATTCGACGTGATGCAAGTAGTTGGGTTTCCCGATTTAGAGGGAACTATCGATATCAATCTTAGCTATGCACCCGAAATTGGCGACGAATATGGAGTTATTAGTGCGAATAACATTCAGTCATGTAATCTGGCGGATTATGTGTATGCGACTTTTGAAGGATTTGAATACACCTTTATCGTATTCTGTAATTCCACGAATGTGACACTGCGAATGGTTGAAATAAATTTGGCAGCACCCGATTTTACTTCCGAAAAAATTGAATTTTATGCCTATCCCAATCCGTCGCAAGGCATAGTGCAATTTAAGTTTCCGGCCGAGTTAATTCAAAATCATTCCGAAGCAATTATCACAATTTCAAATTATTTGGGACAGATACTTGAGGAGATCCCTATCGATTCAGATTTGGCTCTATTGAATACTTCAAAACTAGCTGCCGGAATATATTTAGCGCAACTTACTTCAGAAAAAGGAAGGCTGGCTTCCACAAGGCTAGTGATTCAATAA
- a CDS encoding carbon-nitrogen hydrolase family protein: MKENLLKVALAQIAPVWLNKAETLQKIKKQITIAAKNEAELIVFGEGLLPGYPFWLALTDGAAWDTKINKELHAHYVRNAVTIEKGDLDAICELAKQHKMAVYLGIIERPTDRGGHSLYASLVYIDASGKIQSVHRKLQPTHDERLTWSMGDGNGLRTHPLKQFTVGGLNCWENWMPLPRASLYAQGEDLHVAVWPGSDHNTKDITRFIARESRSFVISVSALMKIEDFPQNTPHLEKIFEKSPKILANGGSCIAGPDGEWLVKPVLNKEGNIYHTLDFNRVLEERQNFDPVGHYSRPDVTKLIVNRERQSTIGFED, from the coding sequence ATGAAAGAGAATCTTCTAAAAGTTGCCCTCGCCCAAATAGCTCCTGTCTGGCTAAACAAGGCAGAAACACTTCAGAAAATTAAAAAGCAAATTACCATAGCTGCTAAAAACGAAGCCGAATTGATTGTTTTTGGAGAGGGATTGTTGCCCGGATATCCGTTTTGGCTCGCACTAACAGATGGTGCAGCGTGGGATACCAAAATCAATAAGGAACTTCATGCGCATTATGTTCGCAATGCGGTTACTATCGAAAAAGGAGATCTCGATGCAATCTGCGAGCTGGCGAAGCAACATAAAATGGCTGTCTATCTGGGAATAATCGAGCGCCCCACAGATCGCGGAGGACATAGTTTGTATGCTTCTTTGGTCTATATTGATGCTTCCGGGAAAATTCAGTCGGTACATCGCAAATTACAACCTACTCACGACGAGAGGCTTACATGGTCTATGGGGGATGGCAACGGATTGAGAACACATCCTCTAAAACAATTTACGGTTGGAGGATTAAACTGCTGGGAAAACTGGATGCCGCTGCCAAGAGCTTCGCTCTACGCGCAGGGCGAAGACCTGCACGTGGCCGTATGGCCCGGCAGCGACCATAACACCAAGGACATCACCCGTTTTATAGCCCGGGAATCGAGAAGCTTTGTAATTTCGGTTTCTGCTCTAATGAAAATTGAAGATTTCCCTCAAAACACGCCGCATTTGGAAAAGATTTTCGAGAAATCCCCGAAAATTCTGGCAAACGGCGGAAGTTGTATCGCAGGCCCTGACGGAGAATGGCTGGTAAAGCCGGTCCTTAATAAAGAAGGAAATATCTACCACACCCTCGATTTTAATCGCGTTCTCGAAGAACGTCAAAACTTCGATCCGGTTGGGCATTATTCAAGGCCTGATGTCACCAAGTTAATTGTAAACAGAGAGCGTCAATCTACCATCGGATTTGAAGATTGA
- a CDS encoding diphosphomevalonate/mevalonate 3,5-bisphosphate decarboxylase family protein: MTEATFIPKSYKNTLDHGSVSFKAPSNIALVKYWGKYGEQLPKNASISFTLSNCFTKTQLSFQKKEIQEFDFEVYLDGKREEGFEPKILKFFERVEVYLPFLKTYSFKIETSNSFPHSSGIASSASGMSALACCLVEMEKRMSKNLSTALEETKQKASFLARLGSGSACRSIEGDLIVWGAHEHIEGSSNLFGIKYPYVVHDNFKNYQDTILLVDKGEKQVSSTVGHNLMHEHPFAAQRFKQANDNLSKLIPILENGRLSEFIKIVEQEALSLHAMMLTSEPGFILMKPNTLEIINRIWTFRKETNSNVCFTLDAGANVHVLYPEGEKVSVLNFIKTELKPFCKNGEFIVDMTGSGAVPL; this comes from the coding sequence ATGACGGAAGCGACCTTTATTCCGAAATCGTATAAAAATACCCTTGACCATGGGAGTGTAAGCTTTAAGGCTCCCAGTAATATTGCGCTTGTAAAATATTGGGGAAAGTATGGAGAACAGCTTCCCAAAAATGCTTCCATCAGCTTTACACTTAGTAACTGTTTTACTAAAACCCAATTGTCATTTCAGAAAAAGGAGATACAGGAATTCGATTTTGAAGTGTATCTCGACGGAAAAAGAGAAGAGGGATTTGAGCCCAAAATTTTAAAATTCTTTGAAAGGGTTGAGGTGTATTTACCTTTTCTGAAAACCTATAGCTTCAAGATTGAAACTTCCAACAGTTTTCCGCATAGTAGCGGCATAGCTTCTTCAGCAAGCGGAATGAGTGCGTTGGCTTGTTGTTTGGTTGAAATGGAAAAACGAATGAGCAAAAACCTCTCGACTGCGCTCGAGGAGACAAAGCAAAAAGCTTCATTTTTAGCAAGATTAGGATCGGGGAGTGCCTGCCGAAGCATTGAAGGCGACCTTATTGTTTGGGGAGCACACGAGCATATTGAAGGTAGTAGCAATCTCTTCGGAATAAAATATCCGTATGTAGTCCATGATAATTTTAAAAATTATCAGGACACGATTTTGTTGGTCGATAAAGGCGAAAAACAGGTGAGCAGTACGGTGGGTCATAATCTAATGCATGAACATCCTTTTGCAGCACAACGCTTCAAACAAGCCAATGACAACCTTTCCAAACTCATTCCTATTCTTGAAAACGGAAGGCTTTCGGAATTTATAAAAATTGTGGAACAGGAAGCACTGTCATTACATGCCATGATGCTTACATCTGAACCCGGTTTTATTTTGATGAAACCCAATACGCTGGAAATTATTAACAGGATTTGGACGTTCAGAAAAGAAACCAACAGCAATGTCTGCTTTACCTTAGACGCCGGTGCCAATGTACATGTGCTCTATCCAGAAGGTGAAAAAGTTTCGGTGCTCAACTTTATAAAAACCGAATTAAAGCCCTTCTGTAAAAACGGGGAGTTTATTGTCGATATGACCGGTTCCGGAGCGGTTCCACTTTAA
- a CDS encoding arginine decarboxylase, which translates to MNTKYIDLISQTYDFPQEEFTLNESTLEFHGIDLMALVEEYGAPLKFTYLPKISENINRAKRWFGDAIEKQNYKGTYNYCYCTKSSHFKHVLHEALENDIHIETSSAFDIDIVENLKAEGRVTDKTYVICNGFKREQYIENIGRLINSGHKNCIPIIDNYEEIGLLNEAIKGKFKVGIRIASEEEPKFEFYTSRLGIGYKNIVPFYEKQIKDNKKVELKMLHFFINTGIRDTAYYWNELVKCLTVYTRLKKICPTLDSLNIGGGFPIKNSLAFEYDYQYMIDEIINQINITCQDADVAVPNIFTEFGSFTVGESGGAIYEILYQKQQNDREKWNMINSSFITTLPDTWAISKRFILLAINRWNDEYERILLGGLTCDSDDYYNSEQNMHAIYLPKFRRDRPLYIGFFNTGAYQETIGGFGGLQHCLIPSPKHVLINKDKDGNITTKLFSEQQTSKQLLNILGYEH; encoded by the coding sequence ATGAATACCAAATATATTGACTTGATTAGTCAGACCTACGATTTTCCACAGGAAGAGTTCACCTTAAACGAATCTACTTTAGAATTTCACGGGATCGATTTAATGGCTCTGGTAGAAGAATATGGAGCTCCGTTAAAATTTACATACTTACCAAAAATTTCAGAAAATATAAATCGCGCCAAGCGTTGGTTTGGCGATGCCATCGAAAAGCAAAACTATAAAGGCACTTACAATTACTGCTATTGCACCAAAAGTTCACATTTTAAACATGTGTTGCATGAGGCTCTGGAGAACGACATTCATATAGAAACTTCTTCGGCATTCGACATAGATATAGTTGAAAATCTAAAGGCAGAAGGACGCGTGACCGATAAGACTTATGTAATCTGTAACGGGTTTAAACGGGAACAATACATCGAGAATATTGGCCGACTGATAAATTCAGGTCATAAAAACTGTATTCCCATAATCGACAATTACGAAGAAATCGGACTCTTAAATGAGGCGATTAAAGGGAAATTCAAGGTAGGTATTCGCATCGCTTCAGAAGAAGAGCCTAAGTTCGAATTTTATACTTCTCGTTTGGGCATTGGCTACAAAAACATTGTTCCCTTCTACGAAAAACAAATCAAGGACAACAAAAAGGTAGAGCTCAAAATGCTTCACTTTTTTATCAATACCGGTATTCGCGATACAGCCTACTACTGGAACGAATTGGTAAAATGTCTTACGGTCTATACAAGGTTGAAAAAGATATGCCCAACCTTAGACAGCTTGAATATTGGCGGCGGCTTTCCTATAAAAAACTCGCTAGCCTTCGAATACGATTACCAATATATGATCGATGAAATCATCAATCAAATAAACATCACCTGTCAAGATGCCGATGTTGCGGTTCCTAATATTTTTACCGAGTTCGGTAGTTTTACAGTAGGTGAGAGTGGGGGTGCGATTTATGAAATACTTTATCAGAAGCAACAGAACGACCGTGAAAAGTGGAATATGATTAATTCGTCATTTATTACTACTTTGCCGGATACCTGGGCTATTAGCAAGCGATTTATACTTTTGGCAATTAACAGGTGGAACGATGAGTACGAACGTATTTTATTGGGTGGACTTACTTGCGATAGTGACGATTATTACAACAGTGAACAGAACATGCATGCCATTTATCTACCAAAATTCAGAAGAGACAGACCGTTGTATATAGGTTTCTTCAACACAGGAGCCTATCAGGAAACAATAGGAGGTTTTGGCGGTTTACAACACTGTCTAATTCCTTCGCCAAAGCATGTTTTAATTAATAAAGACAAGGATGGAAACATCACGACAAAATTATTTTCAGAACAACAAACAAGCAAACAATTGTTAAATATTTTAGGTTATGAGCACTAA
- a CDS encoding geranylgeranylglycerol-phosphate geranylgeranyltransferase encodes MFTRKQKHFLIKFFSLFSIIRGYNILVIVLAQYLTSVYILAPKLPVKKVLFDINLLMLVLASASAIAGGYIINSFYDSEKDLINRPRKTMLDKLVSQRTKLSAYFIFNFLSVVFASYVSFRAVVFFSLYIFGIWFYSHKLKKYPFIGNITAAILAVVPFFAVFIYYGNFDLVIFVHATFLFLIISMRELVKDLENLQGDLAQNYRTIPVVYGEIVSKRMLTLLSLLTLLPAFLLITKFEIGYMHYFFYGSILSLIVFLLVLWYSEKKIHYVILHNILKFIIVIGVFSIVLIDVDVLLNRIL; translated from the coding sequence ATGTTCACCAGAAAACAAAAACACTTTTTAATAAAGTTTTTCAGTTTGTTTTCAATCATTCGTGGTTACAACATTTTGGTTATTGTACTGGCGCAATACCTCACTTCGGTATATATTTTAGCTCCGAAGCTTCCTGTTAAAAAAGTGCTTTTCGACATAAATTTGTTAATGCTGGTATTGGCATCTGCTTCGGCAATTGCAGGAGGATACATTATCAATAGTTTCTACGACAGCGAAAAGGACTTAATCAATCGGCCGCGAAAAACCATGTTGGACAAGCTGGTGAGTCAGCGCACCAAATTATCGGCCTACTTTATTTTCAATTTTTTATCGGTTGTTTTTGCCAGCTACGTTTCATTTAGAGCCGTGGTATTTTTTTCATTGTATATCTTCGGAATCTGGTTCTATTCGCATAAACTGAAAAAATACCCCTTTATTGGAAATATTACTGCGGCAATCCTGGCGGTTGTACCTTTCTTTGCGGTCTTTATCTATTACGGCAACTTCGATTTGGTAATTTTTGTACATGCTACCTTCCTTTTTCTTATTATTTCCATGCGTGAATTGGTGAAAGATCTCGAAAATCTGCAAGGCGATTTGGCACAGAATTATCGTACTATCCCCGTGGTATACGGCGAAATAGTTTCCAAGAGGATGCTTACCTTATTAAGTTTGCTCACCCTGCTTCCCGCTTTTTTACTGATTACCAAATTTGAAATTGGCTATATGCATTACTTTTTCTACGGAAGTATTTTGTCCCTCATCGTTTTCTTGCTTGTCCTGTGGTATTCCGAAAAAAAAATACATTACGTCATCTTACATAATATCCTTAAATTTATTATCGTAATTGGCGTTTTCAGTATTGTACTTATCGATGTTGATGTATTACTGAATCGTATTTTATAA
- the speB gene encoding agmatinase — MSTKTYAGIPQQYGALETSKIVLIPVPYDGTSTWQKGADKGPQAFLHASENMELYDIETETEVYKQGIHLADPVTENASPEAMVDAVHKKTKEYIIRNKFVTIFGGEHSISIGTIRAFNECFDDLTVLHIDAHADLRKEYDGSTCNHACAVYEASQTTNLIQVGIRSMDVAETRVMDTEKVFFAHEMAKDDYWVDNVIESLGENVFITFDLDAFDPSILPSTGTPEPGGLFWYETLDFLKQVFAERNVVGFDIVELCPNTVDKASDFLAAKLYYKMLTYKFVGTDEEDEFESNFHESKKEISKFNDEEDDY; from the coding sequence ATGAGCACTAAAACGTATGCCGGCATCCCACAACAATACGGGGCGTTGGAGACAAGTAAAATTGTATTAATTCCGGTTCCCTACGATGGAACAAGCACCTGGCAAAAAGGGGCCGATAAAGGACCTCAGGCTTTTTTACACGCTTCCGAAAACATGGAATTATACGACATTGAAACTGAAACCGAAGTGTACAAACAGGGAATTCATCTTGCAGATCCTGTTACTGAAAATGCTTCGCCTGAAGCAATGGTCGACGCTGTCCATAAAAAAACAAAGGAATATATTATCCGAAATAAATTTGTAACCATCTTCGGAGGGGAACACAGTATTTCTATCGGAACAATTAGAGCCTTTAATGAATGTTTTGACGATTTAACAGTATTACACATCGATGCGCATGCCGATTTGCGAAAGGAATACGATGGTTCAACTTGTAATCACGCCTGTGCAGTATATGAAGCGAGTCAGACGACCAATCTAATACAAGTTGGTATCCGAAGCATGGACGTTGCCGAAACTCGCGTAATGGATACCGAAAAAGTATTCTTCGCCCACGAAATGGCAAAGGACGATTATTGGGTAGATAATGTGATCGAGTCATTGGGAGAAAATGTATTTATCACTTTCGATTTGGACGCTTTCGATCCTTCAATCTTGCCATCAACGGGAACTCCGGAGCCGGGCGGACTATTTTGGTACGAAACGCTCGATTTCCTGAAACAGGTTTTTGCCGAAAGAAATGTAGTAGGTTTCGATATTGTAGAATTGTGTCCAAATACAGTTGATAAAGCTTCAGATTTTCTGGCAGCAAAATTATATTACAAAATGCTTACCTATAAATTTGTAGGTACCGATGAAGAAGATGAATTTGAAAGCAACTTCCATGAATCGAAAAAAGAAATTTCAAAATTTAATGACGAAGAAGATGACTACTAA